A stretch of DNA from Burkholderiales bacterium:
CGCAATGGCGGTCATGATCAAAAACGGCGCCCACTGCGCATCCGGACCAGCCAGGAAAAACAGCACGCCGAACACGATCATGACAATCGCGAGCAGCAGGTTGACCCAATGCTGCGCCGGAAACACGACCGGTGCGCTGGAAAAAAGCCGCGACCTCTTGCCGAGCCCAGCCAGTTTGCCGAACGCGATAATGCTGCCCGAAAAAGTGATGGCGCCGATGAAGGTGCCTATGAAAAGTTCGAGCTTGTTGCCGCGCGGCATCGGGTCGGGAATGCCGAACGCAGACGGATTGTTGACGATCGCAATCGCGATCAGCACGGCCGACATGCCGACCAGCGAATGGAAAGCGGCCACCAGCTCGGGCATCTGCGTCATTTCCACGCGTCGCGCAACCACCGCACCGATCGCGCCGCCGACGGCGAGGCCGAGTACGATAACGATCCAGTTGCGCGTGATCGCGAACGTCGTCACCACGGCGAGCACCATGCCAATGATGCCGAACAGGTTGCCGCGCCGCGCCGATTCCGGCGACGACAGCCCTTTCAGCGCAAAGATGAACAGCACCGAGGCGACAAGATAAGCGAGCGCAACCTGATTGGGAGTCATCATTTTTTCTCTAGCGCCTTGCCGCCTTTTGGCTCTTTTTTCCGAAACATTCCCAGCATCCGGTGCGTCACCAGAAACCCGCCGAAAACGTTGACCGAAGCCAGCGCCACGCCGAGAAATCCAAGGATAGCTGCGAGATCCAGGCCCGCCGATGATCCGGCGGCGAGCATGGCGCCGACCAAAATGATGCTTGAGATCGCGTTGGTAACCGACATCAAAGGCGTGTGCAGCGCCGGCGTGACGTTCCAGATCACGTGATAGCCGACGAAGACCGCCAGCACGAATACCGTTAGATTGATGATCAGCGGATCGATTGCGTTTGTCATATTTTCTCCTGTCCTATTTCGTGACCACTTCGCCGCCGATGCAGACCAGCGACCCGGCGATGATTTCGTCTCCGCGATTGATGTTTACCTGGCCGCTTTCGGCGTCGAGCAGCAGATTCAGGAAGGTCAACACGTTGCGCGCGTACAGGCCGCTCGCATCTGCCGCCACCAGCGCCGGCAGATTGGCGTGACCGACAATGGTCACCCCATGCCTGATAACCGTTTTGTCATATTCGGACAAGGGGCAATTGCCGCCCTGCTCGACGGCCATGTCGACGATTACCGAGCCCGGTTTCATCGCCGCGACAGTTGCTTCCGGAATCAATACCGGCGCCGGTTTGCCGGGAATCAGCGCGGTCGTGATCACGATATCGGCCTGTGCTGCGCGTTGATGCACGAGTTCGGATTGGCGTCGCTTGTAATCGTCCGACATTTCGCGCGCGTAGCCGCCGCTGGTTTCGGCAGCCGCTTTTTCCTCAGCGTTCATTGGCACTTCGACG
This window harbors:
- a CDS encoding NAD(P) transhydrogenase subunit alpha, with the protein product MTNAIDPLIINLTVFVLAVFVGYHVIWNVTPALHTPLMSVTNAISSIILVGAMLAAGSSAGLDLAAILGFLGVALASVNVFGGFLVTHRMLGMFRKKEPKGGKALEKK